The Molothrus ater isolate BHLD 08-10-18 breed brown headed cowbird chromosome 33, BPBGC_Mater_1.1, whole genome shotgun sequence sequence GTTGATCCCTCAGGGGCTGTAGGAACTCTGCCCTGGCCTTTGCCTTCAGCTTGGCCTTTTGCTACTCCCTTCTTGCATTCACCTGCTGGGCCTTTGTGCCCAAGTGCTGCAGGGCCTTcttctgcccctcctgcagcccccctcagtgcctgtgggTGCTCAtcctctgagagctgctgagctttctGCAAAATCATTCGTTTCTGTGGTGATcccaacaaaagaaaagaaaagaaaatctcgATCCTTCCCTTATAATCCACATTTCCCAGGTGTTCCTTGCTCCTCgtccctgtgctcagggtgccctccccagcccgTATCCCAGAGCCGCTCCCTGTCCTGCCGCAGTGTCCAAAGGCGCCCcccggcgggcagggccggcagcTCCACGGGGCCGGGCAGCGGCCGGGGCGTCCCGCAGCCTCCTGGGGGCCGGGGGCCActgccggccctgcccggggctggtGGGGTCAGGCAGCGCCCGGCGCTGAGCCCcggctgccccacagccccggcccggccccgcagctCCCCCCAGGCCCCCAGCCCGTGCTCCCGGTCCCGCACCTCTGCGCCCGGTGCTGCCGCTGCCCCCCACAGAGAAACCCCCTGAAACCCTGAcctccttgttttcctctccGGGAAACCGGGGATACAAATGATCAGCCGGCAAATGTTGAGGATAAAACCCTGTTGAAAAATATCCCAATcctcagtatttttctcttcctcctcctttctatCATACTTTTTCATTGATTCCTGCTACTGCCTCTTGTCTTAACCATATTCCTGCACGCTCCCCTTCACCCAGTCTCTTCCCAGCACACCAATGCCATCCATCCCCTGTTGTCCAAATCCCTTCTCCACTTCTCTTATTGCCCCCCTGGGTGTCCAAGTCCTTAATTGCCTCTGAGGGAGTGTGCAATCTACCTCAACCTTCTCCCAAGGGACCCTTCAGAGATATTTTGGGATCATCATGCCTTTGGCACAGGACCCCTTCCTGGCTTTCCCTTTTCTACCCTCCATGGGTGCCCTGCCATGCTCACTCCCCAAAGATCCCAGTGCACTCACTGATGAGATTTTCagtgctctctccctgctgacTCTTCACAGCCCCCCTGATGTGTCACTCGTCTGTCTCCTGGTCACTCTCAGGTACCCAATCAGTCCCCGGTGCTGCCGCCCCCAAGGGGGCCGATCACCCAAACTGGGTGAGGCACCTTCAGCTGCACTCACTGCCCGCTGCCCCAGACGGTGGAAGGAATTCCAGACGAGTCCCAAGGTGTGTGGAAAATTTGACATCACCAGAGGATTCTGTCCACAAAgcagacagaggagtcctgtaaaagtaattaaatttataaaaaaggGAGATGCCATGGAACATTTCCCATGTGGTCTCTCCAGTTGgtggaggacacagcctcctgTTCATCCTAATTTCCTGGCCACATCTCCCTTTCCCCATTGGCTCAagtacttgagaggtacagactctATTATACCCATTTACACCTACCTACATCCACTTACTACCTCTCCCCTTAATATGCTCCCCACTTTTGTATAGCAAACGATATTCATGGCTCTGTGAAGTCTTTGTTGTTTTCCTCGAAGTTCATGAATTCAGCAGGACCCTGGCTGAGCACCAGTGTCATCAATTAATAACATTTTCTGAAACTGATGGATTCTCCTGTCACTTCCTTTTCTACAAGTCCCTGGCCCTATGTCCAATCACATACACAGCTTCTCTTTCTAAAGACACTTTCCTCTTGTTCCTTTTGTAGGGGTCCCCATCCCCCCTGGAGCAGGGTGTCCCCGCcttgctgcagccccagccctcaggCAGCGCTCAGCCAATCAGAGCACGCGGCTCTGATGACTCAGCAGTTGCCAGGCAGACCCGCAGCTCTCAGCGTTCCCCACCTGCGCCCAGCGCCCCCCTCGGCCCCAGCGCCCCCCTCGAGCGGAATTTGGGGAGGTGGGAGTGGGGCAGCGCCAAGGCCGGGCCCCCCCGCGCTGTCCTGGCGGGAGCGGCTGCAGTGGGGACCGAGTGCGGGTGGGAGCGGCCGGGagcccagcgctgccccagcccgacctgccccagctccatccctgcccctgccgtgggatgctgtgggtttgggggcAAGAGGGAGCCGGCAGCGGGTGCtgggcctggggcaggaggagaagggaaggagaagcagggTTGAGGAACAAAATGGTGAAACCCTGCACGTGGGAGGAAAAGGTGGGATtgtgcaggagaaggaggaatagcaggaggaagaggaggaatagcaggaggaagaggagtgtGAGGAAGAGTAGGGACACAGGAGGAGGAACAGGAAGAGGAAGCAGCACAAGGTTCCACCTCTCCCTGTGTCTGAAGCCTctgaccccagccccaggagcgTTGCCCCCCCCACATGCAGCAGGTGACCGGGGGAGGGAGGTCCACGATTTTCCCAGGGGTGAATCTTGGTGTTTCTGAGCTTTCTTGGGCTAAATGTTGgtgctttggttttttgtagGGGTTGAATCTTTATcttttggaggggtttttgttcAATAATGATGTTTGGGGAGTTTTTGATCTGTGTCTTGGTGTTGGGAGAATTTTTGTGCTGAATCTCGGTGTTTTGGAGGTTCTTACAGGCACAAGATGTCCAATTAGTTTCTGAGATGTAGTTGGGCAAGGAGGAACTCCCAGTACAAGGCACcctgttgttttttggttttttttaacccaaaccaggatttttttttcccaaagcttGGCCTTATGGAACAGGAGGAGAAGCCCTGGAGATCCCGCACAAGGAGtggctgcaaacccagcccagggagctgcagggaggaaagaGCCCCCCTGAGCCAGGAATGCGGCCGGAGATCCAGCCAGAGCTTGGAGCTGGTGGAGAAGCCTCATGGCAGGGAGAAGCCACACAGGTGCTTGGAATGTGGGAAGGGTTTCAGCCAGAGGTGCAACCTGATCCAGCACCAaaggatccacactggggagaggccctacaagTGTgaggagtgtgggaagagcttcagacAGAGCTCTGGCCTAATTCAGCACCAGGTGATCCACACTGGGGTACGGCCCTACAAATGTGGGGATTGTTGGAAAAGCTTCAGAGACAGCTCTGACCTGATCCGgcaccagatgatccacactggcGAAAAGCCCTATGgatgtggggaatgtgggaaaaGCTTCAACCAGAGATCCCACCTGATCCAGCACCAGAGGATCCACACAGGGGAACGGCCCTACACCTGcttggaatgtgggaagagctaTGGGTGGAGCTCAGACCTGAGAAAACACCAGCGCacccacactggggagaggccctacgagtgtcctgagtgtgggaagaggtttcacaTCAGCTCCACTCTCCTCGTACATCAGCGGattcacacagaggagaggcccttccgctgCCCCGATTGCGGGAAGGGCTTCAACCGCAAATTCGCCCTCGTCTCCCACCAGCGCATCCACTCCAGGGAGAGGCCCTAagagtgtggggagtgtgggatgAGCTTCTCCCCGAGCTCAACCTTGACCAAACACCAACGGAGGCGCCACTAAGAGAAGCCCTGTGAGTGCcctgagtgtgggaagagcttcgtgcactgctccagctccatcccccatCAGAGAATTCACATTGGATGATCCCCAGTGACCATTTTTGGGCAGTGCCCTGGTGATCCCTGTTGGTATAACACCTGGCTGGGGGGCTCCACATCTTCCTGGCTCCCTCTGGGCACTTGGACGAATGCAGGGAGGAGAACATCCATCAGGATGTAGAACAACAATGGGAATTCCTTGGGGAGAGTAGATTTCTTGACTTTCAACCCCAGAACATCTTTTGTGTTCAGTCCTATCTTCTGGTGGCATCAAGGAGTTCttgatggtcttggaggtcttttctaacTTCAgggattccatgattttaatttcctgttgCCTAAGGGCGTCTTCCACAGGCAGATGATGAAAAAGCGAGGAAAAGGCCAAAATTT is a genomic window containing:
- the LOC118700771 gene encoding zinc finger protein 239-like, with translation MEQEEKPWRSRTRSGCKPSPGSCREERAPLSQECGRRSSQSLELVEKPHGREKPHRCLECGKGFSQRCNLIQHQRIHTGERPYKCEECGKSFRQSSGLIQHQVIHTGVRPYKCGDCWKSFRDSSDLIRHQMIHTGEKPYGCGECGKSFNQRSHLIQHQRIHTGERPYTCLECGKSYGWSSDLRKHQRTHTGERPYECPECGKRFHISSTLLVHQRIHTEERPFRCPDCGKGFNRKFALVSHQRIHSRERP